From a single Arachis hypogaea cultivar Tifrunner chromosome 3, arahy.Tifrunner.gnm2.J5K5, whole genome shotgun sequence genomic region:
- the LOC112790336 gene encoding uncharacterized protein — MEDEKACITSLTLGLGIGGGGGGYPPKKKQKMMMIMKNKPIKPVPSLDLTFGDDEAFPKEAIDDDDDDDDREEGLFISLNNKRVGEEHSYNNNKHCPNGKNRDDSYNDENNNNYYCSRKKLRLTKEQSALLEENFKNHTTLNQAQKQALAKQLNLKHRQVEVWFQNRRARTKLKQTEVDCEFLKKCCERLTDENLRLKKELQELRAIKAGPTQSPTPPLYIQLLSSKSSPLTICSSCEELLKKTKQENI, encoded by the exons ATGGAAGATGAAAAAGCCTGCATCACAAGTCTAACTCTGGGTTTGGGaattggaggaggaggaggagggtatCCCCCAAAGAAGAAGCagaaaatgatgatgataatgaagaacaAGCCTATTAAGCCTGTGCCTTCTCTGGACCTAACTTTTGGTGATGATGAAGCTTTTCCGAAAGAAgccattgatgatgatgatgatgatgatgatcgagAAGAAGGGTTATTCATCTCTTTGAATAATAAGAGAGTCGGTGAAGAACACAGTTACAATAATAATAAGCACTGCCCGAATGGAAAAAACAGAGATGACAGCTATAATGatgagaataataataattattattgcaGCAGAAAGAAACTGAGACTCACCAAGGAGCAATCAGCTTTGCTTGAAGAAAATTTCAAGAATCATACCACTCTTAACCAA GCTCAGAAACAAGCACTTGCTAAGCAATTGAATTTAAAGCATAGACAGGTTGAAGTTTGGTTTCAGAATAGAAGAGCAAG GACAAAGCTGAAGCAAACAGAGGTGGATTGCGAGTTCTTGAAGAAATGCTGTGAGAGGTTAACCGATGagaatctaaggttgaagaaggaaTTGCAGGAGCTACGTGCAATCAAAGCTGGACCAACACAATCACCAACACCGCCATTGTACATTCAATTACTCTCTTCTAAATCTTCACCCTTGACTATTTGTTCTTCTTGTGAGGAGCTATTGAAGAAGACCAAacaagaaaatatataa